A single Salmo trutta unplaced genomic scaffold, fSalTru1.1, whole genome shotgun sequence DNA region contains:
- the LOC115183184 gene encoding transmembrane protein 178B-like yields MAAGKLLLYAGLSLSLCALGMLAVAICSDHWYETDARRYRERCRSFSSRKNPGFIYIPNNSLPLRASRSRLDRWEDKLLLARNRRQLFAMSAADECSRQYNSTNMGLWSKCHRLGFDQDIEDLIRK; encoded by the coding sequence ATGGCTGCTGGGAAGTTACTGCTCTACGCCggcctgtccctctctctgtgcgcCCTAGGAATGCTAGCGGTGGCAATCTGTTCCGACCACTGGTACGAGACTGACGCGCGGAGGTACCGGGAGCGCTGTCGGAGCTTCTCCAGCCGTAAGAACCCAGGATTTATCTACATCCCCAACAACAGCCTACCTCTGCGGGCTAGCCGCTCCAGACTGGACCGCTGGGAGGACAAGCTGCTCCTAGCCCGGAACAGAAGGCAGCTGTTCGCTATGTCCGCCGCGGACGAGTGTAGTAGGCAGTACAACTCCACCAACATGGGACTGTGGAGCAAATGCCACCGACTGGGCTTCGACCAGGACATAGAAGACCTCATTCGCAAAG